A window of Pseudomonas mucidolens contains these coding sequences:
- the iolB gene encoding 5-deoxy-glucuronate isomerase — MSLLVKSSPHGQTMVALPEGRLAYVGFAAYRLRLGETLPVSAADKELCLVLLSGRVNIEGDGFNWQNLGDRQSVFEDKSPFAAYLPPGSHAQVTALSDVQLAVCAAPGAVEAGFAPRLIRPEQCKRSVRGKGANTRYVCDILPDSEPAHSLLVVEVRTPSGHSSSYPPHKHDTDDLPHQSFLEETYYHQVNPPQGFVFQRVYTDDRSIDQAMAVENSDLVVVPKGYHPVSVPYGYESYYLNVMAGPKRAWHFHNDPRHSWLLDL, encoded by the coding sequence ATGAGTCTCTTGGTCAAAAGCAGCCCGCATGGGCAAACCATGGTTGCGCTGCCAGAGGGCCGCCTTGCCTACGTGGGTTTTGCCGCCTACCGCCTGCGCCTGGGGGAAACCCTGCCGGTCAGCGCCGCGGACAAAGAGTTGTGCCTGGTGCTGCTCAGCGGTCGAGTCAACATCGAAGGCGACGGTTTCAACTGGCAGAACCTCGGTGATCGCCAGTCGGTGTTTGAAGATAAATCACCTTTTGCGGCCTATCTACCACCGGGCAGTCACGCCCAGGTCACCGCCCTGAGCGATGTGCAACTCGCCGTCTGTGCTGCGCCGGGTGCTGTCGAAGCGGGTTTTGCGCCGCGGCTGATTCGTCCCGAACAGTGCAAGCGCAGCGTGCGCGGCAAAGGCGCCAATACCCGTTATGTGTGCGACATCCTGCCGGACAGCGAGCCGGCGCATTCGCTGTTGGTGGTGGAAGTGCGCACGCCGTCCGGTCATTCGTCGAGCTACCCGCCCCACAAGCACGACACCGACGACCTGCCACACCAGAGCTTTCTCGAAGAAACCTATTACCACCAGGTCAATCCACCCCAGGGATTCGTATTCCAGCGGGTCTACACCGACGATCGCAGCATCGATCAGGCCATGGCCGTGGAAAACAGCGATCTGGTGGTGGTGCCCAAGGGTTATCACCCGGTCAGCGTGCCCTACGGCTACGAGTCGTATTACCTGAACGTGATGGCCGGCCCCAAGCGCGCCTGGCACTTCCATAACGACCCTCGGCACAGCTGGCTGCTGGACCTATAA
- a CDS encoding CoA-acylating methylmalonate-semialdehyde dehydrogenase — MNNAQVIGHYINGQVQDSGSQRFSNVFNPATGEVQARVALASQQTVDEAVASALKAFPAWSEQSSLRRSRVLFKFKELLDQHHDELAEIISREHGKVFSDARGEVTRGIEIVEYACGAPNLLKTDFSDNIGGGIDNWNLRQPLGVCAGITPFNFPVMVPLWMIPLALATGNCFILKPSERDPSASLLMARLLTQAGLPDGVFNVVQGDKSAVDGLLQHPDVEAISFVGSTPIAEYIHQQATQRGKRVQALGGAKNHMIVMPDADLDQAADALIGAAYGSAGERCMAISIALVVGDVGDKLIDKLLPRIDRLKVGNGMHKGSEMGPLVTAEHKAKVQGFIDEGVAQGAKLIVDGRGFTVPGAEAGFFVGATLFDNVTTDMSIYRQEIFGPVLGIVRVADFASAVALINAHEFGNGVSCFTSDGGIARAFARTIKVGMVGINVPIPVPMAWHSFGGWKRSLFGDHHAYGEEGIRFYSRYKSVMQRWPDSIAKGPEFSMPTAK, encoded by the coding sequence ATGAACAACGCCCAGGTAATCGGCCATTACATCAACGGCCAGGTGCAGGACAGCGGTAGCCAACGTTTCAGCAATGTGTTTAACCCGGCCACTGGCGAAGTGCAGGCGCGGGTCGCTCTGGCCAGCCAGCAGACCGTCGATGAAGCGGTGGCCTCGGCGCTGAAAGCATTTCCGGCGTGGTCCGAGCAATCGTCCCTGCGCCGCTCGCGGGTGTTGTTCAAGTTCAAGGAACTGCTCGATCAGCACCATGACGAGTTGGCCGAAATCATCAGTCGCGAACACGGCAAGGTGTTCTCCGACGCCAGGGGCGAAGTCACCCGTGGCATTGAAATCGTCGAATACGCCTGTGGCGCGCCCAACCTGCTGAAAACCGATTTCAGCGACAACATCGGCGGCGGCATCGACAACTGGAACCTGCGCCAGCCCTTGGGTGTGTGCGCAGGGATCACGCCGTTCAACTTCCCGGTAATGGTGCCTTTGTGGATGATCCCGCTGGCATTGGCCACCGGCAACTGCTTCATCCTCAAGCCGTCCGAACGTGATCCGTCCGCCAGTTTGCTGATGGCCCGTCTGCTGACCCAGGCCGGATTGCCCGATGGCGTGTTCAATGTGGTGCAGGGCGATAAAAGTGCCGTGGATGGCCTGTTGCAGCACCCGGACGTGGAGGCGATTTCCTTCGTCGGATCGACGCCGATTGCCGAGTACATCCACCAGCAGGCGACCCAGCGCGGCAAGCGTGTGCAAGCGCTGGGCGGGGCGAAGAATCATATGATCGTGATGCCCGACGCCGACCTCGACCAGGCCGCCGACGCGCTGATCGGCGCGGCCTACGGCTCGGCCGGCGAGCGCTGCATGGCGATCTCGATTGCGCTGGTGGTCGGCGATGTCGGCGACAAGCTGATCGACAAATTGCTGCCGCGCATCGACCGGCTCAAGGTCGGCAACGGTATGCACAAGGGCAGCGAAATGGGCCCGCTGGTGACCGCGGAACACAAGGCCAAGGTCCAAGGTTTTATCGACGAAGGCGTGGCCCAGGGTGCGAAACTGATTGTCGACGGGCGCGGCTTCACGGTGCCCGGCGCTGAAGCTGGGTTCTTCGTCGGCGCTACGTTATTCGACAACGTCACCACCGACATGAGTATCTACCGGCAGGAGATATTCGGTCCGGTGCTGGGCATCGTGCGGGTGGCTGACTTCGCCAGTGCCGTGGCCCTGATCAACGCCCATGAATTCGGCAACGGCGTGTCGTGCTTCACCAGCGACGGCGGTATCGCACGGGCCTTTGCCCGCACCATCAAGGTCGGCATGGTCGGCATCAACGTGCCGATTCCGGTGCCGATGGCCTGGCATTCGTTCGGCGGCTGGAAGCGCTCGCTGTTTGGCGACCACCACGCCTATGGCGAAGAAGGCATTCGCTTCTACAGCCGCTACAAGAGCGTGATGCAGCGCTGGCCCGACAGCATCGCCAAGGGGCCTGAATTCAGCATGCCAACAGCCAAGTAA
- a CDS encoding TIM barrel protein produces MNKPMRFALNRMVAPGLSLPAFIDLAVTLKCAAIELRNDLAGIEIEDGTPATRVRELCEAKGITVLSINALYPFDVWNDERRAQVVRLAAYARDCGAQGLVMCPLNDPADPRNDAQRAMGLRTALSELAPILREHGLLGFIEPLGFEECSLRRKRVAVEAIKAIGGLDVFRLVHDTFHHHLSSEHEFFPELTGLVHISGVEDRDAPLSSIRDGHRVLVGEGDILGNAAQIETLLNTGYRGYLSFEPFAESVHGLADIQQALSASMAHLQNK; encoded by the coding sequence ATGAATAAGCCTATGCGTTTTGCCTTGAACCGGATGGTCGCTCCAGGTCTTTCGCTGCCTGCGTTTATCGACTTGGCGGTGACCTTGAAATGCGCTGCCATCGAGCTGCGCAACGACCTTGCCGGAATCGAGATCGAAGACGGAACGCCTGCCACGCGGGTCCGCGAATTGTGTGAAGCCAAGGGTATTACGGTGCTGTCGATCAACGCGCTGTATCCCTTCGACGTGTGGAACGACGAACGTCGGGCCCAGGTAGTGAGGTTGGCGGCGTATGCCCGCGACTGCGGCGCCCAAGGCCTGGTGATGTGCCCACTGAATGATCCCGCCGACCCGCGTAACGATGCCCAGCGTGCCATGGGGCTGCGCACCGCCTTGAGCGAACTGGCGCCGATCCTGCGTGAGCATGGGCTTCTCGGTTTCATCGAACCCTTGGGTTTCGAGGAGTGCTCCTTGCGCCGCAAACGGGTGGCGGTAGAGGCGATTAAAGCCATTGGCGGGCTGGACGTGTTCCGGCTGGTGCACGACACCTTTCATCATCACTTGTCCAGTGAACACGAGTTTTTCCCGGAGTTGACCGGCCTGGTGCATATCTCCGGCGTGGAGGACCGTGACGCGCCGCTGTCGAGCATTCGCGACGGGCACCGGGTGCTGGTGGGCGAGGGCGATATCCTCGGCAACGCGGCGCAGATCGAGACCTTGCTGAATACCGGTTATCGCGGCTACCTGTCCTTCGAGCCGTTTGCCGAGAGCGTGCATGGCCTGGCGGATATCCAGCAGGCGTTGAGCGCGAGCATGGCTCACCTGCAGAACAAATAA
- the iolD gene encoding 3D-(3,5/4)-trihydroxycyclohexane-1,2-dione acylhydrolase (decyclizing) produces MSTTRLTMAQALVKFLDNQYIEVDGVQSKFIAGIFTIFGHGNVLGLGQALEQDSGDLVVHQGRNEQGMAHAAIGFAKQHLRRKIYACTASVGPGAANMLTAAATATANRIPLLLLPGDVYASRQPDPVLQQIEQFHDLSISTNDAFRAVSKYWDRINRPEQLMSAAIHAMRVLTDPAETGAVTLALPQDVQGEAWDYPDYFLQKRVHRIDRRRATEAMLSDAVAAFKGKRKPLIICGGGVKYSGANVALQAFAERFDIPFAETQAGKSAVVSNHPLNVGGIGETGCLAANLLAPEADLIIGIGTRYTDFTTSSKSLFTHPEVRFLNLNISPCDVLKLDAVQLLADARVGLEALSEALGDYRSQWGDQPRDAKVQLEAEVDRIYQVEYQSDHFVPEINDHMDPAVLREFIEITGSCLTQSRVLGVLNETLADDAIIVAAAGSLPGDLQRSWRSKGVNTYHVEYGYSCMGYEVNAALGVKLAEPTREVYALVGDGSYMMLHSELVTSIQERRKINVVLLDNMTFGCINNLQMEHGMDSFGTEFRFRNPDSGKLDGGFVPVDFAMSAAAYGCKTYTVNTVEQLRAALADAREQAVSTLIDIKVLPKTMIHKYLSWWRVGVAQVSTSERTRAVAKQLNERLAKARQY; encoded by the coding sequence ATGAGCACAACACGATTGACCATGGCCCAGGCCCTGGTGAAGTTTCTCGATAACCAGTACATCGAAGTCGACGGCGTGCAGAGCAAGTTCATCGCCGGGATTTTCACGATCTTTGGGCATGGCAATGTGCTGGGCCTGGGCCAGGCCCTGGAACAAGATTCCGGTGACCTGGTGGTGCATCAGGGCCGCAACGAGCAGGGCATGGCGCATGCTGCGATTGGTTTTGCCAAGCAGCACCTGCGGCGCAAGATCTACGCCTGCACCGCGTCGGTCGGTCCGGGCGCGGCGAATATGCTCACCGCGGCCGCCACGGCGACCGCCAACCGTATCCCGTTGTTGCTGTTGCCCGGCGACGTCTACGCCAGCCGCCAGCCTGACCCGGTGTTGCAACAGATCGAGCAGTTCCATGACCTGAGTATCAGCACCAACGACGCGTTTCGCGCCGTGAGCAAATACTGGGACCGCATCAACCGTCCCGAGCAGTTGATGAGCGCGGCGATCCACGCCATGCGCGTGCTCACCGATCCCGCCGAGACCGGCGCCGTGACCTTGGCCCTGCCGCAGGATGTACAAGGTGAGGCCTGGGACTATCCCGACTATTTCCTGCAAAAGCGCGTGCACCGTATCGACCGGCGCCGGGCCACCGAAGCCATGCTCAGTGACGCGGTAGCGGCGTTCAAGGGCAAGCGCAAACCGCTGATTATCTGCGGCGGCGGCGTCAAGTACTCCGGTGCCAATGTGGCGCTGCAAGCTTTTGCCGAGCGTTTTGATATTCCGTTCGCCGAAACCCAGGCCGGCAAGAGCGCAGTGGTTTCCAACCACCCGCTGAACGTCGGCGGTATAGGTGAAACCGGCTGCTTGGCGGCGAATCTGTTGGCCCCGGAGGCGGACCTGATTATCGGCATCGGTACGCGCTACACCGACTTCACCACTTCGTCGAAGTCATTGTTCACGCATCCCGAGGTGCGCTTTCTCAATCTCAATATCAGCCCGTGCGATGTGCTGAAACTCGATGCCGTGCAGTTGCTGGCGGATGCCAGGGTCGGTCTGGAGGCGTTGTCCGAAGCGCTGGGCGATTACCGCTCCCAGTGGGGCGATCAGCCACGAGACGCCAAGGTGCAGTTGGAGGCCGAGGTCGATCGCATTTACCAGGTCGAATACCAGAGCGATCACTTCGTTCCGGAAATCAACGACCACATGGACCCGGCCGTTCTGCGTGAATTTATCGAAATCACCGGCTCCTGCCTGACCCAGAGCCGCGTGCTGGGCGTGCTCAATGAAACCCTGGCCGACGACGCGATTATTGTGGCCGCCGCCGGCAGCTTGCCCGGTGACTTGCAGCGCAGTTGGCGCAGCAAAGGCGTCAACACCTACCACGTTGAGTACGGTTACTCCTGCATGGGGTACGAGGTGAATGCCGCCCTGGGCGTGAAGCTGGCCGAGCCGACGCGCGAGGTCTACGCCTTGGTCGGGGATGGGTCCTACATGATGTTGCATTCGGAGTTGGTTACCTCGATTCAGGAGCGGCGCAAGATCAACGTGGTGTTGTTGGACAACATGACCTTCGGCTGCATCAACAACCTGCAGATGGAACACGGCATGGATAGCTTCGGCACCGAGTTCCGCTTTCGCAACCCTGACAGTGGCAAGCTCGACGGCGGTTTCGTGCCGGTGGATTTCGCCATGAGTGCGGCGGCCTATGGCTGCAAGACTTACACAGTCAACACGGTTGAACAGCTACGGGCCGCGCTGGCGGACGCCCGTGAGCAAGCGGTGTCGACGCTGATTGATATCAAGGTCCTGCCAAAAACCATGATCCATAAATACCTGTCCTGGTGGCGGGTGGGTGTGGCCCAGGTCTCAACCAGCGAACGCACCCGTGCAGTGGCAAAACAACTTAACGAACGTCTGGCCAAGGCCCGGCAGTACTAA
- a CDS encoding Gfo/Idh/MocA family protein → MSLKLGVIGTGAIGRDHIRRCSQTLLNSQVVAVTDINLEQAAKVVADLQIGAEVYPDGHALINSAHVEALLVTSWGPSHEEFVLAAIAAGKPVFCEKPLAVTADGCRKIVEAEVAHGKRLVQVGFMRPYDEGYRALKAVIDSGQIGEPLMLHCAHRNPSVGENYKTDMAITDTLIHELDVLRWLLADDYVSVQVVFPRKSSKALAHLRDPQIVLLETAKGTRIDVEVFVNCQYGYDIQCEVVGETGIARLPEPSQVQMRSGAKLSNAILMDWKDRFIAAYDVELQAFIDGVRAGQVSGPSAWDGFAAAVAADACIEAQNSGQIVKVGLPDRPAFYR, encoded by the coding sequence ATGTCTTTGAAGTTAGGCGTAATCGGCACGGGCGCGATCGGCCGGGACCACATCCGTCGTTGCAGCCAGACCTTGCTCAACAGCCAGGTCGTGGCGGTCACCGACATCAACCTTGAGCAGGCCGCCAAGGTGGTGGCTGATCTGCAGATTGGTGCCGAGGTCTACCCGGATGGCCATGCACTGATCAATTCGGCACACGTCGAGGCGTTGCTGGTCACGTCCTGGGGGCCGAGCCATGAAGAGTTTGTGCTCGCCGCCATCGCCGCCGGCAAACCGGTGTTCTGTGAGAAACCGCTGGCGGTGACCGCCGATGGCTGTCGCAAGATCGTCGAGGCTGAAGTGGCCCACGGCAAGCGTCTGGTGCAAGTGGGCTTCATGCGTCCCTATGACGAAGGCTATCGGGCCTTGAAAGCGGTGATCGACAGCGGCCAGATCGGCGAACCGCTGATGTTGCACTGCGCGCACCGTAACCCGAGCGTGGGCGAGAATTACAAGACCGATATGGCAATCACCGATACGCTGATCCACGAACTGGATGTGTTGCGCTGGTTGCTGGCCGATGACTATGTCTCGGTGCAGGTGGTATTCCCGCGTAAATCCAGCAAGGCATTGGCGCATCTGCGCGATCCGCAGATCGTGCTGTTGGAAACCGCCAAGGGCACGCGGATTGATGTGGAAGTGTTTGTGAATTGCCAGTACGGCTACGACATCCAGTGCGAAGTGGTGGGGGAGACTGGCATTGCCAGGTTGCCGGAACCGTCCCAGGTACAGATGCGCAGTGGCGCCAAGCTGTCCAACGCGATTCTGATGGACTGGAAGGATCGCTTTATCGCCGCTTATGACGTCGAGTTGCAGGCGTTCATCGACGGGGTGCGCGCTGGCCAGGTGAGTGGCCCTTCGGCCTGGGACGGATTTGCTGCCGCGGTTGCGGCGGATGCCTGTATCGAAGCGCAGAACAGTGGACAGATCGTCAAGGTCGGTCTGCCGGATCGCCCGGCTTTTTACCGCTGA
- a CDS encoding sugar phosphate isomerase/epimerase family protein, whose translation MRIALDPYMYRHLPLGQMVDKAAELGYQHIELSPREDFLPFYKAPRVDRARIKEFRKALSDAGVQLSSLLPMYHWAAADEGLRVAAVRNWKRAIQIAVELDCELLNTEFTGQSDNPLVCENQFMRSMDELVPVFEREGVKLDIQAHPYDFCERNNESVDIIRGLDRDWINYLYAAPHTFFYDDGKGDIASMLKYAGSKLSHLIIADTYNHRASSNLRYIVNPPGVTATVHQHLDIGQGEVDWEAFFGTLREIKFDGIATVSVFAWEDRPDESNRMMLERVTRELCQ comes from the coding sequence ATGCGCATTGCATTAGACCCCTACATGTACCGTCATCTACCCTTGGGCCAGATGGTCGACAAGGCTGCCGAGCTCGGCTACCAGCACATCGAGCTTTCGCCTCGGGAAGATTTTCTGCCATTCTACAAGGCACCACGCGTCGACCGGGCACGAATCAAGGAATTCCGCAAAGCCCTGAGCGACGCTGGCGTGCAGCTGTCATCCTTGTTGCCCATGTACCACTGGGCCGCCGCCGACGAAGGCCTGCGGGTCGCGGCAGTGCGCAATTGGAAACGAGCGATCCAGATAGCCGTGGAACTGGACTGCGAATTGCTCAACACCGAATTTACCGGCCAATCGGACAACCCGCTGGTCTGCGAAAACCAATTCATGCGCTCCATGGACGAGCTGGTGCCGGTGTTCGAACGCGAAGGCGTCAAGCTGGACATTCAGGCGCATCCCTACGACTTTTGCGAGCGCAACAACGAATCGGTGGACATCATTCGCGGGCTGGATCGCGACTGGATCAACTACCTATACGCCGCGCCCCATACCTTTTTTTACGATGACGGCAAGGGCGATATTGCCTCGATGCTCAAGTACGCCGGCTCCAAACTCAGTCACTTGATCATCGCTGACACTTACAACCACCGGGCATCTTCCAACCTGCGCTACATCGTCAACCCACCGGGCGTAACCGCTACGGTGCATCAGCATCTGGATATCGGTCAGGGCGAAGTCGATTGGGAGGCGTTTTTTGGCACGTTGCGGGAGATCAAGTTCGACGGTATCGCCACGGTCTCGGTATTTGCCTGGGAAGACCGGCCGGATGAGTCCAATCGGATGATGCTGGAACGGGTGACCCGTGAACTCTGTCAGTAG
- a CDS encoding Gfo/Idh/MocA family oxidoreductase, with translation MRIGLVGYGHGGRFFHAPLIASLSGATFVGVVTRSPERRQLLAAERPGVKAFDSIDQLVEAGVDALVISTPLEGRSALVLEAIERGVAVVSDKPFASDAAEAFELIAAAERQKVLLSVYQNRRWDSDFLTLRKLIDSGALGSISRFESRVERYSPQTLGNASGGGFLRDLGSHLVDQALQLFGPVNKVFAQLHFSAEHPDIDHGFFASLTHANGVISHLWGSALQNSPGPRFRVNGSQGGYTIDGLDGQEDALIAGRTPKTEGEHWGAEEHRRWGWFEQGVERERVPSEKGCWNQFYQQLQSAVQGQGPLPVEARDALATTRVLDAARLSSRRQQVVEMAAIEFDKQK, from the coding sequence ATGCGAATCGGACTGGTTGGATACGGCCATGGCGGTCGTTTTTTTCATGCGCCGCTGATTGCCAGCTTGTCGGGAGCGACTTTCGTTGGCGTGGTCACCCGTTCGCCGGAGCGTCGGCAACTGTTGGCGGCTGAACGCCCGGGGGTCAAGGCCTTCGATAGCATTGACCAACTCGTCGAGGCCGGTGTGGATGCACTGGTGATTTCCACGCCGTTGGAAGGCCGCTCGGCGCTGGTGCTGGAAGCCATTGAACGGGGTGTGGCGGTGGTTAGCGACAAGCCTTTCGCCAGTGATGCCGCCGAGGCTTTTGAATTGATTGCCGCGGCCGAGCGCCAGAAGGTGTTGCTCAGCGTCTATCAGAACCGGCGCTGGGACTCGGATTTTCTCACCCTGCGCAAACTCATCGACAGCGGCGCGTTGGGCAGCATCAGCCGTTTTGAATCGCGGGTCGAGCGCTACAGCCCGCAAACGCTGGGCAATGCCAGCGGAGGCGGGTTCCTGCGCGATCTTGGCAGCCATTTGGTGGATCAGGCCTTGCAGTTGTTCGGGCCGGTGAACAAGGTCTTCGCACAACTGCATTTCAGCGCCGAGCATCCGGATATCGACCATGGTTTCTTCGCTTCGCTGACCCACGCCAATGGCGTGATTTCACACCTGTGGGGCAGCGCGCTGCAAAACAGCCCAGGACCGCGTTTCCGGGTCAATGGCAGTCAGGGCGGCTACACCATTGACGGTCTGGACGGCCAGGAAGATGCGCTGATCGCCGGCCGGACGCCAAAAACCGAAGGGGAGCACTGGGGCGCGGAAGAGCACCGGCGCTGGGGCTGGTTTGAACAGGGTGTGGAACGGGAGCGGGTTCCTTCGGAAAAAGGCTGCTGGAATCAGTTCTACCAACAGTTGCAAAGTGCTGTGCAAGGGCAGGGGCCGCTGCCGGTGGAGGCGCGTGACGCCTTGGCGACGACCCGTGTGCTGGACGCGGCACGGCTCAGTTCCAGACGTCAGCAAGTGGTGGAAATGGCGGCTATCGAGTTCGATAAACAAAAATAG
- a CDS encoding sugar ABC transporter substrate-binding protein codes for MKTPIRFASLALSMMLASGVAMADIKIGVSMSQFDDTWLTYLREDMDKQAKSYPKEDGVQLQFEDARADVVKQLSQVENFISQKVDAIVVNPVDTAATGKITAAAVKAGIPLVYVNRRPDQQDLPDGVVTVSSDDAEAGRLQMQYLAEKMGGKGNIVVLLGDLANNATTNRTKGVKEVLGKYPGIKIEQEQSGVWLRDKGMNLVNDWVTQGRKFDAVVSNNDEMAIGASMALKQAGIEKGSVLIAGVDGTPDGLRAVEKGEIAVSVFQDASGQAQGSVDAAVKMAKKQPVEKSVLVPFQLITPDNVKDFK; via the coding sequence ATGAAGACCCCCATCCGTTTTGCCTCGCTGGCCCTGTCAATGATGCTCGCCAGCGGTGTCGCCATGGCCGATATCAAGATTGGTGTGAGCATGTCGCAGTTCGACGACACCTGGCTGACCTACCTGCGTGAAGACATGGACAAGCAAGCCAAGTCCTACCCCAAGGAGGATGGCGTGCAATTGCAATTCGAAGACGCGCGCGCCGATGTGGTCAAGCAACTCAGCCAGGTCGAAAACTTTATCAGCCAGAAAGTCGACGCCATTGTGGTTAACCCGGTGGACACCGCGGCCACTGGAAAAATCACTGCGGCGGCGGTCAAGGCGGGCATCCCCCTGGTCTACGTCAACCGCCGGCCCGACCAGCAAGACCTGCCTGACGGGGTCGTCACCGTAAGCTCTGATGACGCCGAAGCCGGCAGGCTGCAAATGCAGTATCTGGCGGAAAAAATGGGTGGTAAAGGCAACATTGTCGTGCTGTTGGGTGACTTGGCGAACAACGCCACGACCAACCGCACCAAGGGTGTCAAGGAAGTACTGGGCAAATACCCGGGCATCAAGATCGAGCAGGAACAGTCTGGCGTATGGCTTCGCGACAAGGGGATGAACCTGGTCAACGACTGGGTGACCCAGGGCCGAAAATTCGATGCGGTGGTGTCCAACAACGATGAAATGGCGATCGGTGCCTCCATGGCCCTGAAGCAGGCCGGCATTGAAAAAGGCAGCGTACTGATCGCCGGCGTAGATGGCACGCCAGACGGTTTGCGGGCGGTGGAGAAGGGCGAGATTGCGGTTTCGGTGTTCCAGGATGCCAGCGGCCAGGCGCAGGGCTCAGTGGACGCTGCGGTGAAGATGGCCAAGAAGCAGCCGGTCGAGAAGAGCGTGCTGGTTCCATTCCAATTGATCACTCCAGACAACGTCAAAGACTTCAAATAG
- a CDS encoding sugar ABC transporter ATP-binding protein has product MLAQAIASQPSGTQALAQEEPYLLEIVNISKGFPGVVALDDVQLRVRPGSVLALMGENGAGKSTLMKIIAGIYQPDAGEIRLRGKPVRFDTPLAALQSGIAMIHQELNLMPHMSIAENIWIGREQLNGLGMVSHREMHRCTAELLARLRINLDPEEHVGNLSIAERQMVEIAKAVSYDSDILIMDEPTSAITDKEVAHLFSIIADLKVQGKGIIYITHKMNEVFSIADEVAVFRDGTYIGLQRADSMDSDSLISMMVGRELSQLFPVRDKPIGEVLLSVRDLRLDGVFQGVSFDLHAGEILGIAGLMGSGRTNVAETIFGITPSSGGEVLLDGQAVRITDPHMAIEKGFALLTEDRKLSGLFPCLSVLENMEMAVLPHYSGNGFIQQKALRALCEDMCQKLRVKTPSLEQCIDTLSGGNQQKALLARWLMTHPRLLILDEPTRGIDVGAKAEIYRLISFLASEGMAVIMISSELPEVLGMSDRVMVMHEGELMGTLDRAEATQEKVMQLASGMTAVH; this is encoded by the coding sequence ATGCTTGCTCAAGCGATTGCTTCGCAGCCCTCCGGTACCCAGGCCCTGGCGCAGGAAGAGCCCTACCTGCTGGAAATCGTCAACATCAGCAAAGGTTTTCCCGGTGTCGTTGCACTGGATGATGTGCAACTTCGGGTCCGCCCAGGCTCGGTCCTGGCGTTGATGGGTGAGAACGGCGCGGGCAAGTCGACCCTGATGAAGATCATTGCCGGCATTTACCAGCCGGATGCCGGTGAGATCCGCCTGCGAGGCAAACCGGTCAGGTTTGACACCCCGCTGGCAGCGCTGCAGTCCGGTATCGCGATGATCCACCAGGAACTCAACCTGATGCCCCACATGAGCATTGCCGAGAACATTTGGATTGGTCGCGAACAGCTCAATGGTCTGGGAATGGTCAGTCACCGGGAGATGCACCGTTGCACCGCCGAGCTGCTGGCGCGACTGCGGATCAATCTGGACCCCGAGGAGCACGTCGGTAATCTCAGCATTGCCGAACGGCAGATGGTCGAGATTGCCAAGGCGGTGTCCTATGACTCCGACATCTTGATCATGGACGAGCCCACGTCGGCGATCACCGACAAGGAAGTGGCCCACCTGTTTTCGATCATTGCCGACCTCAAGGTCCAGGGCAAAGGCATCATCTATATCACCCATAAAATGAACGAGGTGTTCAGCATCGCCGATGAAGTCGCGGTGTTCCGTGATGGCACCTATATCGGCCTGCAACGGGCTGACAGCATGGACAGCGACAGCCTGATCTCGATGATGGTTGGTCGTGAGCTGAGCCAGTTGTTTCCGGTGCGCGACAAACCGATTGGCGAGGTGCTGCTGTCGGTGCGTGACTTGCGTCTGGACGGGGTGTTCCAGGGCGTTTCGTTTGACCTGCACGCCGGAGAAATCCTCGGTATCGCCGGGCTCATGGGCTCGGGGCGGACCAATGTCGCCGAAACCATTTTTGGTATTACCCCAAGCTCCGGCGGCGAGGTTCTGCTTGACGGCCAGGCAGTGCGCATCACAGACCCGCACATGGCGATCGAGAAGGGTTTCGCGCTGTTGACCGAGGATCGCAAGCTCAGTGGACTGTTCCCCTGCCTGTCGGTCCTGGAAAACATGGAGATGGCCGTGCTGCCGCACTATTCGGGCAACGGCTTCATCCAGCAAAAAGCCCTGCGGGCGCTATGCGAAGACATGTGCCAGAAGCTGCGGGTGAAAACGCCGTCCCTGGAACAGTGCATCGATACCTTGTCCGGCGGCAATCAGCAAAAGGCCTTGCTGGCGCGCTGGCTGATGACCCACCCGCGGTTGCTGATTCTCGATGAACCCACCCGTGGCATCGATGTGGGCGCCAAGGCCGAGATTTACCGGTTGATCTCCTTTCTGGCCAGCGAAGGCATGGCGGTGATCATGATTTCTTCGGAGCTGCCGGAAGTGTTGGGCATGAGTGACCGGGTGATGGTGATGCATGAGGGCGAGCTGATGGGCACTCTGGACCGTGCCGAGGCAACCCAGGAAAAAGTCATGCAGTTGGCTTCCGGTATGACGGCGGTCCACTGA